The sequence TCTAGTAATCCTGTATCAGCCACAATCTCACCGTCATTAGAGAAAAACTCTACTGTCGCGCCTACCCAGTATTCCCCTTTACTCAACGGTACAATGTGGACATCATTACCTGTAATTACAGGCTGAAAATTAGCATCACCCAATGGTTTTTTTATACGCAAATGTAAAGCTTGTCCTAAAACAGGTCGAATATCAACAGCTTGTTGTAAAGATGCTGTTAGAGGTGTTGAACCCAAACCTGCTGCTACGACAAACCAATCAGCAGCTAAATTTCCTGTTATTGTTTGAATCTCTCGGCAAACATCAATATCTAAATTTTCCGACTTGCCAGATTTAAAATTATCAACTTTCACACCAAATTGAAAGTTAACACCGTTATGTTTAGCCGCGTCAACTAAAGCATTTGTCAGCGCAGTTGGATCAAGTTGTCGATCTTGAGGAGAATAAACACCCGCGATAATGTTGTTACTACTAAGTTGCGGACATTGTAATAGTAATTGCGAACTATCCCAAATGTCTAAATTCCAGCCTTGAGATTGACGAATTTCTATTAGTTTTTCCCACTTGGATAAATCTTCTCCTTCAAAACACAGCTTAAGAATACCTTGGCGATTAAATGGAATTTGATATCCTGTAATTGCTTCTAATTCTGGAATTAAAGTTTCATAGCGTTGGATGCTAGATTGCCGCATCCGCCACGCATTACCTTTAATTTTATGACTAATAACACCCATCAAAACCCCTAGCGCAGCACCAGTTGCTCCCTGCGCGGGTGGTTGTTGATCGATAACTGTAATTGATAAATTTGGAACTAAACTAAGTTCGTATGCGATCGCAGCACCAACTACACCACATCCAATAATTACAACTCGACTCATAAGTAGCTCCACGTTATAAAAATATCAAATAAAAATTTCCCCCTCCCTGTTGACGGGGAGGGGGCAGGGGGTGGGGTTTGATGTTTGCTAATCCCTAACTGCTAAGTTTTATGCTTTGGGAATTTGATTTAAAAACGCATCAAAATCCTTGATCAGTTCTGCATAGTTGCGGATAGCTTGGGTATAACTGCCTATTTGTGCAGATTCATCAATTTTAACGAAGTGACCAAACACATCTTTGCTAGTTTCTAGAGCAGCTTTTTGAGCATCAGGCATAAGTTGGCGTGCTAAAGCACTCATGCGAGCGCGAATGTCACCTAATGGGCCATGAATGAAAGACTCAACATTATTCCAGTCGCGGTTTTCAATCATTGTTGCTAGCTCTGGAAGGCGATCGCGCAAAGCAGTAATTCCTTGAGCAT is a genomic window of Oculatellaceae cyanobacterium containing:
- a CDS encoding FAD-dependent oxidoreductase; the protein is MSRVVIIGCGVVGAAIAYELSLVPNLSITVIDQQPPAQGATGAALGVLMGVISHKIKGNAWRMRQSSIQRYETLIPELEAITGYQIPFNRQGILKLCFEGEDLSKWEKLIEIRQSQGWNLDIWDSSQLLLQCPQLSSNNIIAGVYSPQDRQLDPTALTNALVDAAKHNGVNFQFGVKVDNFKSGKSENLDIDVCREIQTITGNLAADWFVVAAGLGSTPLTASLQQAVDIRPVLGQALHLRIKKPLGDANFQPVITGNDVHIVPLSKGEYWVGATVEFFSNDGEIVADTGLLDQVMQQAIAFCPDLAQANVLKSWSGLRPRPEARPAPVIGHLPGYSNVLLATGHYRNGVLLAPATAQAIRNAILSS
- the psbQ gene encoding photosystem II protein PsbQ, which gives rise to MARYRSILALILAFVATFVVSCSSPTDVKAKTYTSAQTEQIQQYAQGITALRDRLPELATMIENRDWNNVESFIHGPLGDIRARMSALARQLMPDAQKAALETSKDVFGHFVKIDESAQIGSYTQAIRNYAELIKDFDAFLNQIPKA